From Cherax quadricarinatus isolate ZL_2023a chromosome 56, ASM3850222v1, whole genome shotgun sequence, a single genomic window includes:
- the LOC128700654 gene encoding oligoribonuclease, mitochondrial isoform X5, with protein MMVLWLRCVSRRFSHSLYTTMKSSSSSSSSDSHIPTKIPKISERLVWVDLEMTGLNVEEEKIMEAAIMITDGDLNVVAEGPNLILKVDDRVLDNMNEWCKKHHGENGLTDECRKSTITLSAAEDQLLQFVTQHTEKGKAPLAGNTIHSDKKFLDKYMPKLMNHLHYRLVDVSTVKELCRLVMASGR; from the exons atgatggtgttgtggttgaggTGTGTCTCACGGCGCTTCTCACACTCTCTCTACACCACCATGAagtcctcatcatcctcctcttcctctgactCTCATATTCCCACCAAAATACCAAAAATAAGCGAAAGATTAGTATGGGTTGATCTTGAG ATGACTGGATTAAATGTAGAAGAAGAAAAGATAATGGAAGCAGCCATTATGATCACTGATGGTGACTTGAACGTTGTTGCAGAGGGCCCAAACCTAATATTAAAAGTAGACGACAGAGTATTGGACAACATGAATGAATGGTGCAAGAAGCATCATGGTGAG AATGGGTTAACAGATGAATGCCGGAAGAGCACCATAACCCTCTCTGCAGCAGAGGACCAGCTGCTTCAGTTTGTCACACAGCACACCGAGAAGG GCAAGGCTCCTTTGGCTGGCAACACGATACATTCAGATAAAAAGTTCTTGGATAAGTACATGCCTAAACTGATGAATCACCTCCACTACCGCCTTGTTGACGTCTCCACTGTCAAGGAGTTGTGTAG
- the LOC128700654 gene encoding oligoribonuclease, mitochondrial isoform X3, whose amino-acid sequence MMVLWLRCVSRRFSHSLYTTMKSSSSSSSSDSHIPTKIPKISERLVWVDLEMTGLNVEEEKIMEAAIMITDGDLNVVAEGPNLILKVDDRVLDNMNEWCKKHHGENGLTDECRKSTITLSAAEDQLLQFVTQHTEKGKAPLAGNTIHSDKKFLDKYMPKLMNHLHYRLVDVSTVKELCRTVHCCSGFSRTMHYCSCSS is encoded by the exons atgatggtgttgtggttgaggTGTGTCTCACGGCGCTTCTCACACTCTCTCTACACCACCATGAagtcctcatcatcctcctcttcctctgactCTCATATTCCCACCAAAATACCAAAAATAAGCGAAAGATTAGTATGGGTTGATCTTGAG ATGACTGGATTAAATGTAGAAGAAGAAAAGATAATGGAAGCAGCCATTATGATCACTGATGGTGACTTGAACGTTGTTGCAGAGGGCCCAAACCTAATATTAAAAGTAGACGACAGAGTATTGGACAACATGAATGAATGGTGCAAGAAGCATCATGGTGAG AATGGGTTAACAGATGAATGCCGGAAGAGCACCATAACCCTCTCTGCAGCAGAGGACCAGCTGCTTCAGTTTGTCACACAGCACACCGAGAAGG GCAAGGCTCCTTTGGCTGGCAACACGATACATTCAGATAAAAAGTTCTTGGATAAGTACATGCCTAAACTGATGAATCACCTCCACTACCGCCTTGTTGACGTCTCCACTGTCAAGGAGTTGTGTAG
- the LOC128700654 gene encoding oligoribonuclease, mitochondrial isoform X4 — protein MMVLWLRCVSRRFSHSLYTTMKSSSSSSSSDSHIPTKIPKISERLVWVDLEMTGLNVEEEKIMEAAIMITDGDLNVVAEGPNLILKVDDRVLDNMNEWCKKHHGENGLTDECRKSTITLSAAEDQLLQFVTQHTEKGKAPLAGNTIHSDKKFLDKYMPKLMNHLHYRLVDVSTVKELCSGFSRTMHYCSCSS, from the exons atgatggtgttgtggttgaggTGTGTCTCACGGCGCTTCTCACACTCTCTCTACACCACCATGAagtcctcatcatcctcctcttcctctgactCTCATATTCCCACCAAAATACCAAAAATAAGCGAAAGATTAGTATGGGTTGATCTTGAG ATGACTGGATTAAATGTAGAAGAAGAAAAGATAATGGAAGCAGCCATTATGATCACTGATGGTGACTTGAACGTTGTTGCAGAGGGCCCAAACCTAATATTAAAAGTAGACGACAGAGTATTGGACAACATGAATGAATGGTGCAAGAAGCATCATGGTGAG AATGGGTTAACAGATGAATGCCGGAAGAGCACCATAACCCTCTCTGCAGCAGAGGACCAGCTGCTTCAGTTTGTCACACAGCACACCGAGAAGG GCAAGGCTCCTTTGGCTGGCAACACGATACATTCAGATAAAAAGTTCTTGGATAAGTACATGCCTAAACTGATGAATCACCTCCACTACCGCCTTGTTGACGTCTCCACTGTCAAGGAGTTGTGTAG
- the LOC128700654 gene encoding oligoribonuclease, mitochondrial isoform X6 → MMVLWLRCVSRRFSHSLYTTMKSSSSSSSSDSHIPTKIPKISERLVWVDLEMTGLNVEEEKIMEAAIMITDGDLNVVAEGPNLILKVDDRVLDNMNEWCKKHHGENGLTDECRKSTITLSAAEDQLLQFVTQHTEKGKAPLAGNTIHSDKKFLDKYMPKLMNHLHYRLVDVSTVKELCSCSS, encoded by the exons atgatggtgttgtggttgaggTGTGTCTCACGGCGCTTCTCACACTCTCTCTACACCACCATGAagtcctcatcatcctcctcttcctctgactCTCATATTCCCACCAAAATACCAAAAATAAGCGAAAGATTAGTATGGGTTGATCTTGAG ATGACTGGATTAAATGTAGAAGAAGAAAAGATAATGGAAGCAGCCATTATGATCACTGATGGTGACTTGAACGTTGTTGCAGAGGGCCCAAACCTAATATTAAAAGTAGACGACAGAGTATTGGACAACATGAATGAATGGTGCAAGAAGCATCATGGTGAG AATGGGTTAACAGATGAATGCCGGAAGAGCACCATAACCCTCTCTGCAGCAGAGGACCAGCTGCTTCAGTTTGTCACACAGCACACCGAGAAGG GCAAGGCTCCTTTGGCTGGCAACACGATACATTCAGATAAAAAGTTCTTGGATAAGTACATGCCTAAACTGATGAATCACCTCCACTACCGCCTTGTTGACGTCTCCACTGTCAAGGAGTTGTGTAG